A stretch of the Nicotiana tabacum cultivar K326 chromosome 6, ASM71507v2, whole genome shotgun sequence genome encodes the following:
- the LOC107801391 gene encoding uncharacterized protein LOC107801391 — MGQEHPRRLRLYGRGVTRTSLRGKVGCSEHSSHSTNCLQKMEEKIQRMEEKIEEQKATICQEVIADVLARLQRSGINIDANIILAALGDNSPREVSSSQQTTLQPIHRPSIGSIKGGQLITGATIADESSDEDLT; from the exons ATGGGACAGGAACATCCAAGGCGTTTGAGATTGTATGGACGGGGGGTTACAAGAACTTCTTTGAGAGGAAAAGTAGGATGTTCTGAACACTCTTCACATTCCACAAATTGTTTgcaaaaaatggaggaaaaaataCAGAGAATGGAAGAAAAAATTGAGGAACAAAAGGCAACTATTTGTCAAGAAGTTATTGCGGATGTTCTTGCACGACTTCAACGTTCTGGAATTAACATTGATGCTAATATTATTCTAGCAGCATTGGGTGATAATTCACCAAGAGAAGTTTCATCTTCACAACAAACAACTTTGCAACCAATTCATCGTCCATCTATTGGTAGCATCAAAGGAGGCCAGCTCATTACAG GTGCAACGATTGCAGATGAAAGCAGTGATGAAGACCTTACCTGA
- the LOC142161600 gene encoding uncharacterized protein LOC142161600 has translation MKSVHGQQERKLILINYLNQPVGPTEAVVLEFGSFLGTLARNATLCPLDILDWRKMDTKEDVWEYTKDKYDKKYTLEIVQATWRKHKSRLKKFHFDAYQNDETRMKNVPEDVLASQFKELLRYWNSENLQKMSKTNIENREKLKNPYTAGKRSFALVRSKLENDKEISDPLTPKEVFVAARKRKAGRSYMFLDEDTTSKIAEMEDIKA, from the exons ATGAAAAGTGTACATGGACAGCAAGAGCgtaaattgattttaattaaCTACTTAAATCAACCTGTTGGTCCTACTGAAGCTGTTGTGCTAGAGTTTGGAAGTTTCCTCGGCACGTTGGCAAGGAATGCGACTCTATGTCCTCTTGATATTTTGGATTGGAGGAAGATGGATACAAAAGAGGATGTATGGGAATATACCAAG gataaatatgataaaaaatatACTTTGGAAATAGTCCAAGCTACCTGGAGAAAGCACAAGAGTAGATTGAAAAAATTTCACTTTGACGCCTATCAAAATGATGAAACTCGAATGAAAAATGTCCCTGAAGATGTTCTAGCTTCTCAGTTTAAGGAACTCCTTAGGTATTGGAACTCTGAAAATCTCCAG AAAATGTCCAAAACTAATATTGAAAACCGGGAAAAGTTGAAGAATCCTTACACTGCTGGAAAAAGAAGTTTTGCTTTAGTTCGCTCTAAGTTG GAAAATGATAAGGAAATTTCGGATCCTTTAACACCAAAGGAAGTCTTTGTAGCTGCAAGAAAAAGGAAAGCTGGACGATCATACATGTTCTTGGATGAAGACACAACTAGTAAAATT GCTGAAATGGAGGATATAAAAGCATAA